A single window of Xiphophorus hellerii strain 12219 chromosome 12, Xiphophorus_hellerii-4.1, whole genome shotgun sequence DNA harbors:
- the letm2 gene encoding LETM1 domain-containing protein LETM2, mitochondrial isoform X2, which translates to MAVFSHQVLLAVTRSRGSYLLSKRHSCCSLSSRSYLRVDAPRHASSSFPPRHSRYGHHHCARAHSLSRGDGSVLLARALHSSAVWLQDVKQDDTKTSPAAPQDGEKKDSAAAAAAMVTDSQPPSAPTPAAAAAAVPPAQERAMVKKSLYQRIVDELKHYYNGFRLLGIDTKIAGRTVWSLLHGQVLTRRERRRLMRTCADLFRLVPFMVFIIVPFMEFLLPVFLKLFPEMLPSTFETESKKEEKQKKGLAAKLELAKFLQETIAEMARRNKAKAQIEEETQRFSKYVQQVRGTGEQPSTKEIVRFSKLFEDELTLEHLERPQLVALCKLLELQPIGTNNLLRFQLMMKLRAIKSDDEMISAEGVAAMSVSELQAACRSRGMRSLGLTSDQLRQQLQQWLDLHLNENVPPSLLLLSRAMYLTDLKPKPPVIPPVPKLEVEELRDKAPVVLDKPLTPAEVLQAKAATEVSQKSKMSANGV; encoded by the exons AGGATCGTATTTGTTGTCCAAGAGGcacagctgctgctctctgtcCTCCAGATCGTATCTGCGCGTAGACGCTCCCCGCCACGCCTCGTCTTCGTTTCCTCCCAGACACTCCCGCTATGGCCACCATCACTGCGCCCGCGCCCACTCCCTCAGCCGTGGCGACGGCTCGGTCCTGCTCGCCCGGGCTCTGCACAGCTCCGCCGTTTGGCTTCAAGATGTGAAGCAGGACGACACCAAAACGTCTCCAGCAGCTCCTCAGGACGGGGAGAAAAAAGactccgctgctgctgctgccgccatGGTAACGGACTCTCAGCCACCGTCAGCTCCAACGcccgctgcagcagcagcggccgTTCCTCCAGCCCAGGAGAGGGCGATGGTGAAAAAGTCTCTGTATCAGAGGATTGTTGACGAGTTGAAGCATTACTACAATGGCTTCAGGTTACTGGGAATCGACACGAAGATCGCTGGGCGGACGGTGTGGAGTCTGCTGCACGGACAGGTGCTGACGCGCAGGGAGAGGCGGAGG CTGATGAGGACCTGCGCCGACCTCTTCCGCCTCGTTCCCTTCATGGTGTTCATCATCGTTCCCTTTATGGAGTTCCTGCTTCCCGTCTTCCTCAAGCTGTTTCCAGAAATGCTGCCATCGACGTTTGAGACGGAGTCTAAAAAG gaggagaagcagaagaaggGTTTGGCTGCGAAGCTGGAGCTGGCCAAGTTCCTCCAGGAAACCATCGCTGAAATGGCCCGAAGGAACAAAGCCAAAGCCCAGATTGAGGAGGAGACCCAGAGATTCTCCAAATACGTTCAGCAG GTTCGGGGAACGGGCGAGCAGCCGTCCACGAAGGAGATCGTCCGCTTCTCAAAGCTGTTTGAAGACGAGCTGACCCTGGAGCACCTGGAGCGCCCCCAGCTGGTGGCTCTGTGCAAACTGCTGGAGCTGCAGCCCATCGGCACCAACAACCTGCTGCGCTTCCAGCTGATGATGAAACTGAGAGCCATCAAGTCGGACGACGAG ATGATCTCGGCGGAGGGCGTGGCGGCCATGAGCGTGTCGGAGCTGCAGGCGGCGTGTCGCAGTCGTGGGATGCGTTCTCTGGGTCTGACCAGCGATCAGCTCcgccagcagctgcagcag TGGCTCGACCTCCACCTGAACGAGAACGTTCCTCcgtcgctgctgctgctctccagAGCCATGTACCTGACCGACCTCAAGCCAAAGCCGCCCGTCATCCCGCCGGTTCCCAAGCTAGAG GTGGAGGAGCTGCGGGACAAAGCCCCCGTGGTTCTGGACAAACCGTTAACTCCTGCTGAGGTTCTTCAG gCTAAAGCGGCGACCGAAGTGTCCCAGAAGAGCAAGATGAGCGCCAACGGCGTGTGA
- the letm2 gene encoding LETM1 domain-containing protein LETM2, mitochondrial isoform X1 encodes MAVFSHQVLLAVTRSRGSYLLSKRHSCCSLSSRSYLRVDAPRHASSSFPPRHSRYGHHHCARAHSLSRGDGSVLLARALHSSAVWLQDVKQDDTKTSPAAPQDGEKKDSAAAAAAMVTDSQPPSAPTPAAAAAAVPPAQERAMVKKSLYQRIVDELKHYYNGFRLLGIDTKIAGRTVWSLLHGQVLTRRERRRLMRTCADLFRLVPFMVFIIVPFMEFLLPVFLKLFPEMLPSTFETESKKEEKQKKGLAAKLELAKFLQETIAEMARRNKAKAQIEEETQRFSKYVQQVRGTGEQPSTKEIVRFSKLFEDELTLEHLERPQLVALCKLLELQPIGTNNLLRFQLMMKLRAIKSDDEMISAEGVAAMSVSELQAACRSRGMRSLGLTSDQLRQQLQQWLDLHLNENVPPSLLLLSRAMYLTDLKPKPPVIPPVPKLEKASPSPAENPAANPTATGSERLADPAVIIKDRPVEELRDKAPVVLDKPLTPAEVLQAKAATEVSQKSKMSANGV; translated from the exons AGGATCGTATTTGTTGTCCAAGAGGcacagctgctgctctctgtcCTCCAGATCGTATCTGCGCGTAGACGCTCCCCGCCACGCCTCGTCTTCGTTTCCTCCCAGACACTCCCGCTATGGCCACCATCACTGCGCCCGCGCCCACTCCCTCAGCCGTGGCGACGGCTCGGTCCTGCTCGCCCGGGCTCTGCACAGCTCCGCCGTTTGGCTTCAAGATGTGAAGCAGGACGACACCAAAACGTCTCCAGCAGCTCCTCAGGACGGGGAGAAAAAAGactccgctgctgctgctgccgccatGGTAACGGACTCTCAGCCACCGTCAGCTCCAACGcccgctgcagcagcagcggccgTTCCTCCAGCCCAGGAGAGGGCGATGGTGAAAAAGTCTCTGTATCAGAGGATTGTTGACGAGTTGAAGCATTACTACAATGGCTTCAGGTTACTGGGAATCGACACGAAGATCGCTGGGCGGACGGTGTGGAGTCTGCTGCACGGACAGGTGCTGACGCGCAGGGAGAGGCGGAGG CTGATGAGGACCTGCGCCGACCTCTTCCGCCTCGTTCCCTTCATGGTGTTCATCATCGTTCCCTTTATGGAGTTCCTGCTTCCCGTCTTCCTCAAGCTGTTTCCAGAAATGCTGCCATCGACGTTTGAGACGGAGTCTAAAAAG gaggagaagcagaagaaggGTTTGGCTGCGAAGCTGGAGCTGGCCAAGTTCCTCCAGGAAACCATCGCTGAAATGGCCCGAAGGAACAAAGCCAAAGCCCAGATTGAGGAGGAGACCCAGAGATTCTCCAAATACGTTCAGCAG GTTCGGGGAACGGGCGAGCAGCCGTCCACGAAGGAGATCGTCCGCTTCTCAAAGCTGTTTGAAGACGAGCTGACCCTGGAGCACCTGGAGCGCCCCCAGCTGGTGGCTCTGTGCAAACTGCTGGAGCTGCAGCCCATCGGCACCAACAACCTGCTGCGCTTCCAGCTGATGATGAAACTGAGAGCCATCAAGTCGGACGACGAG ATGATCTCGGCGGAGGGCGTGGCGGCCATGAGCGTGTCGGAGCTGCAGGCGGCGTGTCGCAGTCGTGGGATGCGTTCTCTGGGTCTGACCAGCGATCAGCTCcgccagcagctgcagcag TGGCTCGACCTCCACCTGAACGAGAACGTTCCTCcgtcgctgctgctgctctccagAGCCATGTACCTGACCGACCTCAAGCCAAAGCCGCCCGTCATCCCGCCGGTTCCCAAGCTAGAG aaggcttctccttctcctgcagAAAACCCAGCAGCAAACCCGACCGCCACCGGGTCGGAGCGACTGGCAGACCCGGCCGTCATCATCAAAGACAGACCG GTGGAGGAGCTGCGGGACAAAGCCCCCGTGGTTCTGGACAAACCGTTAACTCCTGCTGAGGTTCTTCAG gCTAAAGCGGCGACCGAAGTGTCCCAGAAGAGCAAGATGAGCGCCAACGGCGTGTGA